In Candidatus Omnitrophota bacterium, the DNA window GCATGGGCACAATTGGAGGGTTGAGGTTACTATAAAGTCGGGCTTTCTTGATAAGACAGGCCTGCTTATTGATTTTAAGAAGGCAAAGTTATTGCTTAAGTCTGTCTTGGACACGCTTGACCATAAGCGTATTGATAATATGCCGTATTTTAAAAAGCGTAATCCGACGTCGGAAATAGTAGCGGAGTATATTTTTAACCGTTATAAAATCAAAATTAAACCGCCCATGTCTTTGGAAAGCGTTTCGGTATGGGAGACGCCGGCCTCCTGCGCAATATACTATGAATAAAAAAAAGGCAGTAGTTCTTCTTTCAGGCGGCCTTGATTCGGCGACTGTATTGTATATCGTCAAGGCAAGAGGGTATGAGGCATACGCCTTAAGTTTTGATTATGGCCAGAGGCACGGCAGAGAGCTTGAATCTGCCCGGTTATTGTCAAGGATGAGCGGCACAAAGAGTTGTGTGGTAAAAATCTCTTTGCCCTGGGGAGGTAGTTCCTTGTTGGATAAAGACAAAAAGGTCCCTGTCGGCTGTCTTCGCAGAAAACGCGTGCCTGATACATATGTGCCTGCCCGTAATATTATTTTCTTAAGCTTTGCCGCTTCATACGCGGAGGCGATAGGCGCGCGCAAGGTTTTTATAGGGGCTAATCAGATA includes these proteins:
- the queD gene encoding 6-carboxytetrahydropterin synthase QueD, whose amino-acid sequence is MGYKVKVELYFSAAHRLKGYKGKCESLHGHNWRVEVTIKSGFLDKTGLLIDFKKAKLLLKSVLDTLDHKRIDNMPYFKKRNPTSEIVAEYIFNRYKIKIKPPMSLESVSVWETPASCAIYYE
- the queC gene encoding 7-cyano-7-deazaguanine synthase QueC; the encoded protein is MNKKKAVVLLSGGLDSATVLYIVKARGYEAYALSFDYGQRHGRELESARLLSRMSGTKSCVVKISLPWGGSSLLDKDKKVPVGCLRRKRVPDTYVPARNIIFLSFAASYAEAIGARKVFIGANQIDYSGYPDCRHDFIRSFSAMIKKGMRTGIYGKAISVEAPLINMTKSQIITKACNIGVPLRYTWSCYEAGSLPCGRCDSCLIRAKGFQAAGIKDPFR